The following are encoded together in the Ranitomeya imitator isolate aRanImi1 chromosome 4, aRanImi1.pri, whole genome shotgun sequence genome:
- the LOC138675362 gene encoding matrix metalloproteinase-21-like produces the protein MEQVVCLKTVLILISAPCLLFVKGTGAEKLFHSRDHSDLELQNHPQAEAILSPEAAQQYLVKYGWVTPVNWEEQAFGDTPELDSAPQDVLQLISEGESAERDIFRSSTKTEISPAFSESLKKFQEANGLNATGILDNPTKLAMNKPRCGVPDIKAPSKRKNATLSLLATNETHHDSSHTGNIRGKRNVLSQIVDHFRRKRDDRAVEENENPMSVSKRKLKWRLMGEGYSMQLTIEQQRGILNTAFRMWSEVIPLQFEEDLTGEDIDIRVGFGTGQHLGCSQAFDGVGQQFAHAWYLGDIHFDDDEHFVGPSSEQGISLLKVAVHEIGHALGLPHINRLGSVMQPNYTPQGKHFELDWEDRKTVQKKYGTCDGSFSTVFDWVRKERNSRGEVFYRFNTYFFKTGWYWMYENKSNRTRFGDPLPIKTGWKGVPENNIDAYVHVWTWNIDAQYFFKGTQVWRYDPENDMAYTEDWKKNKYPHLISDAFPGAPSPVDAAFFDKKDRLIYFFRGNNVTAFSIEKNKVNDNFPKRILEVFPAVDPSDHPGGYIDAIYYSYTYQTTYFIKDSYYWKMVKDQDRQVNSSLPVNGLWPRKKINSKWYDICDVHPSVLFNGT, from the exons ATGGAGCAAGTTGTTTGCCTGAAAACTGTGTTGATTCTGATTTCTGCCCCCTGCCTCCTATTCGTAAAGGGGACCGGAGCAGAAAAACTCTTCCACAGCAGAGACCATTCTGACCTTGAGTTACAAAATCACCCACAAGCCGAAGCAATTCTGAGCCCGGAGGCTGCGCAG CAATATCTCGTGAAATATGGATGGGTGACACCGGTAAATTGGGAGGAGCAAGCATTTGGAGACACTCCTGAACTTGACTCAGCCCCACAAGATGTTTTGCAGCTCATATCAGAAGGGGAATCAGCAGAACGGGATATTTTCAGGTCTTCTACTAAGACTGAAATTAGTCCGGCTTTTTCAGAGTCTTTGAAAAAATTTCAAGAGGCCAATGGACTGAATGCGACTGGAATCCTGGACAACCCAACTAAACTGGCCATGAACAAGCCCCGCTGCGGAGTTCCCGATATAAAAGCACCATCGAAACGTAAAAACGCAACCTTGAGTCTCTTGGCTACGAATGAAACTCATCATGATTCCTCACACACGGGAAACATTCGAGGGAAAAGAAATGTTTTATCCCAAATAGTCGACCACTTTAGAAGAAAACGGGATGATAGAGCAGTGGAGGAAAATGAAAATCCGATGAGTGTTTCCAAGAGAAAGTTGAAGTGGAGACTCATGGGGGAAGGATACAGCATGCAACTGACTATCGAACAACAGAGAGGAATACTCAACACTGCTTTCCGCATGTGGAGTGAGGTGATCCCACTGCAGTTCGAAGAGGACCTCACCGGAGAAGACATAGACATTAGAGTTGGCTTCGGCACAG gacAGCACCTTGGTTGCTCCCAAGCTTTCGACGGTGTCGGACAGCAGTTTGCCCACGCCTGGTATCTGGGAGACATTCATTTTGATGATGATGAACATTTTGTTGGGCCAAGCAGTGAGCAAGGAATCAGCCTTTTAAAG GTAGCAGTTCATGAAATCGGACATGCCCTTGGTTTACCTCATATCAATCGCTTAGGATCAGTCATGCAGCCAAACTATACTCCTCAGGGGAAGCACTTTGAGCTAGACTGGGAAGACAGAAAAACTGTTCAGAAAAAATATG GGACCTGCGATGGAAGCTTTAGCACCGTCTTCGATTGGGTGAGGAAAGAACGGAACTCAAGAGGGGAAGTTTTCTACAGATTCAACACCTACTTCTTTAAGACCGGCTGGTACTGGATGTACGAAAACAAGAGTAACAGAACTAGGTTTGGAGACCCTCTTCCCATCAAGACAGGCTGGAAAGGTGTCCCGGAAAACAACATTGACGCTTATGTTCACGTATGGACTTGGAATATCGATGCACAATATTTTTTTAAAG GTACACAAGTTTGGCGTTATGACCCCGAGAACGATATGGCGTATACTGAAGACTGGAAAAAAAACAAGTATCCTCATCTTATTTCGGACGCCTTTCCAGGAGCCCCAAGTCCCGTGGACGCAGCTTTTTTTGACAAGAAGGACCGTCTGATCTACTTCTTCAGAGGAAACAAT GTAACGGCCTTTAGCATCGAGAAGAACAAGGTTAATGATAACTTCCCGAAGCGAATACTGGAGGTCTTCCCAGCGGTGGACCCCTCGGACCATCCAGGTGGATACATCGATGCCATCTACTACTCCTACACCTACCAAACCACCTACTTCATCAAAGACAGTTACTACTGGAAAATGGTAAAAGATCAGGACCGTCAAGTCAACTCGTCACTGCCGGTCAACGGACTATGGCCCCGGAAGAAGATCAACTCCAAGTGGTACGACATCTGTGACGTCCACCCGTCTGTTCTCTTCAATGGGACCTAG